In Pseudofrankia saprophytica, one genomic interval encodes:
- a CDS encoding helix-turn-helix domain-containing protein, with product MSHSQRQERAELSARMRADGRTWHEIAEVFRSRYRINARVAMRLARGWSQREVADRWTACWPDDPKTLKHISYWETWPATTGHEPSLGVLANLARLYQCAVGDLLADLGDFRPAVDVSISGTPVDVESELAGLMWSSHTLAYTDLTELAQAVTMWGERLSADVDRRALLFQLSGAFALAAAAPVFERITDDQQRLARVLDDPGRLDAATLDRAEAVIADCRRHGDVLGPAVALQCVMAERDMLATILRGLPAAAQARRARSAYAELTQLAGWLTFNLGDYRTASHYYDEARAVAHAAQDTDLVTYVLCTMSHLATWTGQPRVGIDHAVAAQTWARRTSNPRAVAYAADVAARAYAQDDDQHSGCDEALALEHAATAMIGDDDPAADRWYFFDESFRLGTEAEASLLLGRPAAALDAASRSLPLIDPANLHNRVMTQTMQAEAVIRHGDGPAACPHIAEIAKATVAHSSGRINDRIVHLRRALEPWKRTAAVRDLDEQLRLYRRPARLPSEITNRS from the coding sequence ATGTCGCATAGCCAGCGCCAGGAGCGCGCGGAGCTGTCCGCCCGGATGCGGGCGGACGGGAGGACATGGCACGAGATCGCGGAGGTGTTCCGCTCTCGCTACCGCATCAACGCCAGGGTGGCGATGCGGCTGGCCCGCGGCTGGAGCCAACGGGAAGTCGCGGACCGCTGGACCGCGTGCTGGCCCGACGACCCGAAAACGCTGAAACACATCTCCTACTGGGAGACGTGGCCAGCCACCACAGGCCACGAACCGAGCCTCGGCGTCCTCGCCAACCTGGCCCGCCTCTACCAGTGCGCCGTCGGCGATTTGCTCGCCGACCTGGGCGATTTCCGGCCGGCCGTCGACGTGTCGATCAGCGGGACGCCGGTCGACGTAGAGTCCGAACTAGCCGGGCTGATGTGGTCGTCCCACACGCTCGCGTACACGGACCTCACCGAACTCGCGCAGGCGGTGACCATGTGGGGAGAGCGGCTAAGCGCGGACGTCGACCGCCGGGCGCTGCTGTTCCAGCTCAGCGGTGCGTTCGCGCTCGCCGCGGCGGCGCCGGTGTTCGAACGCATCACCGACGACCAGCAGCGGCTCGCGCGGGTGCTCGACGACCCGGGCCGGCTCGACGCGGCCACCCTTGACCGGGCGGAGGCCGTCATCGCGGACTGCCGGCGGCATGGCGACGTACTCGGGCCGGCGGTCGCTCTCCAGTGCGTCATGGCCGAGCGCGACATGCTCGCCACGATCTTGCGCGGCCTGCCTGCGGCCGCGCAGGCTCGCCGGGCACGGTCCGCCTACGCGGAGCTGACCCAGCTGGCCGGGTGGCTGACGTTCAACCTCGGTGACTACCGCACGGCGAGCCACTACTACGACGAGGCCAGGGCCGTCGCGCACGCGGCCCAGGACACCGACCTGGTCACCTACGTCCTGTGCACGATGAGCCACCTCGCGACCTGGACCGGTCAGCCTCGTGTCGGTATCGACCACGCCGTCGCCGCGCAGACCTGGGCTCGACGCACCAGCAACCCCCGGGCGGTGGCGTACGCCGCCGATGTCGCCGCTCGGGCCTATGCCCAGGACGACGACCAGCACAGCGGCTGCGACGAGGCGCTCGCCCTGGAGCACGCCGCTACCGCGATGATCGGCGACGACGATCCGGCCGCCGATCGCTGGTACTTCTTCGACGAGTCGTTCCGCCTGGGCACCGAGGCCGAGGCGAGCCTCCTGCTCGGCCGGCCCGCCGCCGCCCTCGACGCCGCCAGCCGCTCGCTGCCCCTCATCGACCCGGCCAACCTGCACAACCGGGTCATGACCCAGACGATGCAGGCCGAGGCAGTCATCCGCCACGGCGACGGCCCCGCAGCCTGCCCGCACATCGCCGAGATCGCGAAGGCGACCGTGGCCCACAGCAGCGGGCGCATCAACGACCGCATCGTCCACCTGCGCCGGGCCCTCGAGCCCTGGAAGCGCACCGC
- a CDS encoding 6-pyruvoyl trahydropterin synthase family protein, with protein sequence MTPPAGHFRVGKRFSFDASHQLPGLLDGHKCARLHGHTYTVEIVVAADMLTDPGFVTDFGDLAPLRAYLDDEFDHRHLNEVLAAPPTAENLAAHLARWCHVHLEPLIPGQVVAVRVSETPTSWAIWEADPR encoded by the coding sequence GTGACCCCGCCGGCCGGCCACTTTCGGGTCGGGAAACGTTTCAGCTTCGACGCCTCCCACCAGCTGCCCGGCCTGCTGGACGGGCACAAGTGCGCTCGGTTACACGGTCACACCTACACGGTGGAGATCGTGGTGGCGGCCGACATGCTGACCGATCCGGGATTCGTCACCGACTTCGGTGACCTGGCACCGTTGCGGGCCTACCTCGACGACGAATTCGACCACCGACACCTCAACGAAGTCCTGGCCGCGCCGCCGACCGCCGAGAACCTGGCCGCCCACCTGGCCAGGTGGTGCCACGTTCACCTGGAGCCGTTGATCCCGGGCCAGGTTGTCGCGGTCCGGGTCAGCGAGACGCCCACGAGCTGGGCGATCTGGGAAGCGGACCCGCGATGA
- a CDS encoding 7-carboxy-7-deazaguanine synthase QueE: MTASVSLLAADAETTRTLQIVEMFGPTFQGEGPHAGQLALFVRLAQCNLSCRWCDSRFSWDWTRFDPRTETRRLPVAEIADWVLGQPAPLVVITGGEPLLQQQALVPLAEALTSAGRRVEVETNGTIAPTAELAGAISAFMVSPKLAHAGGRTARRLDPAALHAFAASGKAAFKFVVTGPDDLDEVAAVVDRFALAPVWVMPEATSSAQLITALRELADAALIRGWNLSTRLHVLLWEDTRGR, encoded by the coding sequence ATGACCGCCTCGGTGTCGCTGCTGGCCGCCGACGCGGAGACGACCCGGACGCTGCAGATCGTCGAGATGTTCGGGCCGACCTTCCAGGGGGAGGGACCGCACGCCGGTCAGCTCGCGCTGTTCGTACGGCTCGCCCAGTGCAACCTGTCCTGCCGCTGGTGCGACAGCCGCTTCAGCTGGGACTGGACACGTTTCGACCCACGTACCGAAACCCGACGGCTGCCCGTTGCGGAGATCGCGGACTGGGTGCTTGGTCAACCGGCACCCCTGGTGGTCATCACGGGCGGAGAACCGCTGCTGCAGCAACAGGCGCTAGTACCGCTGGCCGAGGCGCTGACGAGCGCTGGTCGGCGGGTCGAGGTGGAGACGAACGGGACGATCGCCCCGACCGCCGAGTTGGCCGGCGCGATCAGCGCGTTCATGGTGTCCCCGAAACTCGCCCACGCGGGTGGGCGGACCGCTCGCCGGCTCGATCCGGCCGCGTTGCACGCGTTCGCGGCCAGCGGGAAGGCCGCGTTCAAGTTCGTCGTCACCGGGCCGGACGACCTCGACGAGGTGGCCGCCGTGGTCGACCGGTTCGCGCTCGCTCCGGTGTGGGTCATGCCAGAAGCCACGAGCAGCGCCCAGCTCATCACCGCGCTGCGGGAGCTCGCCGATGCGGCGCTGATCCGTGGCTGGAATCTGTCCACCCGACTGCATGTGCTCCTGTGGGAGGACACCCGTGGACGTTGA
- a CDS encoding phosphoribosyltransferase, whose protein sequence is MDVDRLTWTEVAGIAATLADAVAADGIPDVIIGIARGGLVPAVLLAHLLGLRDVRALEIAHTESDAVNAAKIDLPVLRNSMSLGHLAGGNALVVDDIAGSGDTLVAAREQVVLGGAASVRTAVCLLNLANWPACREVAGDRAGEQEPTYVGRRTSRWVVFPWERS, encoded by the coding sequence GTGGACGTTGACCGTCTGACCTGGACCGAGGTCGCCGGGATCGCGGCGACGCTGGCCGACGCTGTGGCAGCCGACGGGATTCCCGACGTGATCATTGGCATCGCGCGCGGCGGGCTGGTGCCCGCGGTGCTGCTCGCTCATCTCCTGGGCCTTCGGGACGTGCGGGCGCTGGAGATCGCGCACACCGAGTCGGACGCGGTGAACGCCGCGAAGATCGACCTGCCGGTGCTCAGGAATTCCATGTCCCTTGGCCACCTGGCTGGCGGCAACGCGCTCGTCGTCGACGACATCGCCGGTAGCGGTGACACTCTCGTCGCCGCGCGGGAGCAGGTCGTTCTCGGCGGCGCCGCGTCGGTCCGCACCGCCGTGTGCCTGCTGAACCTGGCCAACTGGCCGGCCTGCCGGGAGGTTGCTGGCGACCGTGCCGGCGAGCAGGAACCTACGTACGTCGGCCGGCGAACCTCGCGGTGGGTGGTCTTTCCCTGGGAGCGGTCATGA
- a CDS encoding glycosyltransferase family 4 protein translates to MTVVVFCLLTYRPDHPSGIERSIAALAAGLRGLGHTVAIIAAGPAEPTDAVESGLVRLTSVRLPRPARNDDVLAALADPRPVVSEMSEVLRRLRADVVCWGAPVWGLGYLNPAPPGVRTALMVHNRIRASSTETWSAALAAADAVLPASPYLVTAAAQDGWDTSAWTVVPNAVLVRPRPPDYDQREQLRRSGPLRLVSRAVPVKGQARLLAAMPTAWRRQVQVVLAEADFEFEQGEQSAALAACREQAARRPELIQIRPALSWRDVPPFFAGAAATVISSLEPETFSHTAAEALSAGTPVIAFDHGYVPSLAGPAGRAVPLEAGFPAIWQALDDLLASHDDYHAASQAAPARIDPHTSEKAAEIFLAATVSR, encoded by the coding sequence ATGACGGTCGTCGTGTTCTGCCTGCTGACCTACCGGCCGGACCATCCGTCGGGCATCGAACGGAGCATCGCGGCGCTGGCCGCCGGGCTGCGCGGCCTTGGCCACACGGTCGCGATCATCGCCGCGGGGCCGGCAGAGCCCACCGACGCCGTCGAGTCGGGCCTCGTCCGGCTGACGTCGGTGCGGCTGCCCCGGCCGGCGCGGAACGACGACGTCCTCGCCGCGCTCGCCGACCCACGACCGGTCGTGTCCGAGATGTCTGAAGTGCTGCGGCGACTGCGTGCCGATGTCGTGTGCTGGGGCGCACCGGTCTGGGGCTTGGGCTACCTGAACCCGGCGCCTCCTGGCGTGCGGACGGCGTTGATGGTGCACAACAGGATCCGGGCGAGTTCCACCGAGACGTGGTCGGCGGCGCTGGCCGCCGCCGACGCGGTGCTGCCGGCCAGCCCGTACCTCGTCACGGCCGCGGCGCAGGACGGCTGGGACACCAGCGCCTGGACGGTGGTCCCGAACGCGGTTCTCGTCCGTCCTCGGCCTCCGGACTATGACCAGCGGGAACAGCTTCGCCGGTCGGGTCCGCTGCGGCTGGTGTCACGAGCCGTTCCGGTCAAGGGCCAGGCACGACTCCTCGCGGCGATGCCGACGGCTTGGCGCCGCCAGGTTCAGGTGGTTCTCGCCGAGGCCGATTTCGAATTCGAGCAGGGCGAGCAGTCAGCCGCACTCGCCGCGTGCCGCGAGCAGGCCGCGCGGCGCCCCGAGCTGATCCAGATCCGGCCGGCGCTGTCCTGGCGGGACGTCCCGCCGTTCTTCGCGGGCGCGGCCGCCACCGTCATCTCGTCGCTCGAACCGGAGACGTTCAGCCACACGGCCGCCGAGGCGCTGTCCGCTGGAACTCCCGTGATCGCCTTCGATCACGGCTATGTGCCCTCTCTCGCCGGCCCGGCAGGGCGCGCCGTGCCCCTGGAGGCTGGCTTCCCGGCGATCTGGCAGGCGTTGGACGACCTGCTCGCCAGTCACGACGACTACCACGCCGCCAGCCAGGCAGCGCCCGCCCGGATCGACCCGCACACATCCGAAAAGGCGGCCGAGATCTTCCTCGCCGCGACAGTCTCCCGCTGA
- a CDS encoding PIG-L deacetylase family protein, with protein MFGLHSGERALVVGTHPDDETVGMAGTIAAMTACGIHVDVLAVTCTTAPMYGGHSEVRTRLDEFHEACDVLGVGQRRVAWLDDERAASPEAFFPDLVALIESGEQVSLGASRPAALFLPAGGHHQDHRAVHLAGLAAVRPGFRDGRPLPRMVLGYDGPEDRAWLAGPMPRPAIVDITPMVETKAKALSCYGSQLRANPHPRSVEKIQAQDCAAGAELGTQAAERFAVYRMAF; from the coding sequence ATGTTTGGGCTCCATTCCGGCGAACGTGCGCTCGTCGTGGGCACGCATCCTGATGACGAGACCGTCGGCATGGCCGGCACGATCGCCGCCATGACGGCCTGTGGCATTCACGTCGACGTGCTCGCCGTGACGTGCACGACCGCTCCTATGTACGGCGGCCACTCCGAGGTGCGCACCCGCCTGGATGAATTCCACGAAGCCTGCGACGTCCTCGGAGTGGGACAACGGCGGGTCGCCTGGTTAGACGACGAACGCGCGGCAAGCCCGGAGGCGTTCTTCCCCGATCTGGTGGCGCTCATCGAGTCGGGCGAGCAGGTGTCCCTCGGCGCGTCCCGCCCGGCCGCGCTGTTCCTGCCCGCCGGCGGCCACCACCAGGACCATCGCGCCGTGCACTTGGCCGGCCTGGCGGCGGTCCGCCCGGGCTTCCGGGACGGCCGGCCGCTGCCTCGCATGGTTCTCGGCTACGACGGCCCGGAGGATCGGGCGTGGTTGGCCGGGCCGATGCCACGGCCGGCGATCGTCGACATCACACCCATGGTCGAAACCAAGGCCAAGGCGCTCAGCTGCTACGGCAGCCAGCTGCGAGCGAATCCGCACCCGCGCAGCGTCGAGAAGATCCAGGCGCAGGACTGCGCCGCCGGCGCCGAGCTAGGCACCCAGGCCGCCGAGCGGTTCGCCGTCTACCGGATGGCGTTCTGA
- a CDS encoding WbqC family protein, giving the protein MSEATRVGGHVLVAHQPGYLPWPGYFSRLLDVDRFLFLDHVQFSSGSWQQRNYIAGHDGHPRLVTVPVRRPHHQPITDVRINGDEWRQRHWSILREAYRRTRFWPSWEPRLAAIYDYPWQRLAALNEALLRLLLDGFGLRVEILRSSDLLPTGRRTDMLIDLCRITGAQALRVGTGATGYLDADRLATAGVNVEIAGYSHPPYDQGRPGFTSGLSALDLLLHLGPAARDVLAVGATTGPWVPATMTGSAR; this is encoded by the coding sequence ATGAGCGAAGCGACCCGCGTGGGCGGCCACGTACTTGTCGCGCACCAGCCCGGCTACCTGCCGTGGCCGGGCTACTTCTCCCGCCTTCTGGACGTCGACCGATTCCTCTTCCTCGACCACGTCCAGTTCAGCTCCGGAAGCTGGCAGCAGCGCAACTACATCGCCGGCCACGACGGCCACCCCCGTCTGGTCACCGTCCCTGTCCGCCGTCCGCATCACCAGCCCATCACCGACGTCCGCATCAACGGCGATGAATGGCGCCAGCGCCACTGGAGCATCCTGCGCGAGGCGTACCGACGAACCCGGTTCTGGCCGAGCTGGGAACCGCGCCTGGCCGCTATCTACGACTATCCCTGGCAGCGGCTCGCCGCGTTGAACGAGGCTCTCCTACGGCTTCTGCTGGACGGATTCGGCCTGCGCGTCGAGATCCTGCGGTCCAGCGACTTGCTCCCCACTGGGCGCCGGACCGACATGTTGATCGACCTGTGCCGGATCACCGGCGCCCAGGCGTTACGGGTCGGTACCGGGGCGACCGGCTACCTCGACGCCGACCGCCTCGCCACCGCGGGTGTGAACGTTGAAATAGCCGGTTACAGCCACCCGCCCTACGACCAGGGACGCCCCGGCTTCACCAGCGGGCTGTCTGCCCTGGATCTCCTGTTGCACCTCGGGCCTGCGGCCAGAGACGTCCTGGCCGTCGGCGCCACGACCGGCCCCTGGGTACCCGCCACGATGACAGGAAGTGCCCGATGA
- a CDS encoding radical SAM protein produces MTPRGAAAVTLLWALRSPCPLSCRYCYFGTIEEHRQTPVTGPGTLSHLSRTDLTAAEVLAFARTVAGSAVRRVFLAGGEPLVWPPVFQVIETLKRADVQVVVCTNGLPLNRPDIVSTLLDLDVDAVSVSVDSADPAHHDAWRPSRNGKDGWRQVVTGIRSLVAARAAGASPRVGVYMVVTRQNVTAMAETARLAADLSCDYFVPQPIALDQSHQLHHQLSLTVADLPDLRGQFAALAEAGLPLRMPTAAYPEQVASSVREPVGVAYGCFGGSSLFFVEPDGSVWDCPSSLRIAATPTIRHRTIRGANATEVFAGTDDCNDCPLFSVDCVNMWPLLDFDRFLTPIGSQP; encoded by the coding sequence GTGACGCCGCGCGGCGCGGCGGCGGTGACGCTGCTCTGGGCACTGCGCAGCCCGTGTCCGCTGTCGTGCCGGTACTGCTACTTCGGCACCATCGAGGAGCACAGGCAGACGCCCGTCACCGGTCCGGGCACGCTCTCGCACCTGTCCCGCACCGACCTCACCGCCGCCGAGGTCCTCGCGTTCGCCCGAACGGTGGCCGGGTCCGCGGTGAGACGGGTGTTCCTCGCCGGCGGCGAGCCACTCGTCTGGCCGCCCGTCTTCCAAGTGATCGAGACCCTCAAGCGCGCCGACGTGCAGGTGGTCGTGTGCACCAACGGCCTTCCGCTGAACCGGCCGGACATCGTCTCCACGTTGCTCGATCTCGACGTGGATGCCGTATCGGTCTCCGTGGACTCCGCAGATCCCGCTCATCACGACGCCTGGCGTCCGTCGCGCAACGGCAAGGACGGCTGGCGGCAGGTGGTCACCGGAATCAGGTCCCTCGTCGCCGCACGCGCCGCCGGCGCCTCGCCCCGCGTCGGCGTGTACATGGTCGTCACCCGGCAGAACGTCACTGCCATGGCCGAGACCGCGCGGCTGGCCGCGGACCTCAGCTGTGACTACTTCGTCCCGCAGCCCATAGCGCTCGACCAAAGCCACCAGCTCCATCACCAGCTGTCCCTCACCGTCGCGGACCTCCCCGACCTCCGGGGACAGTTCGCGGCGCTCGCCGAGGCCGGGCTGCCGCTGAGAATGCCCACCGCTGCATATCCCGAGCAGGTCGCCTCGTCGGTCCGCGAGCCGGTCGGCGTCGCCTATGGCTGCTTTGGCGGGTCGTCCCTCTTCTTCGTCGAGCCTGACGGGTCGGTCTGGGACTGCCCGTCGTCCCTGCGCATCGCGGCCACCCCCACCATTCGGCATCGCACCATCCGCGGCGCCAACGCCACCGAGGTCTTCGCGGGCACCGACGACTGCAACGACTGCCCGCTGTTCTCGGTCGACTGCGTGAACATGTGGCCGCTCCTGGATTTCGACCGGTTCCTGACGCCGATCGGGAGCCAGCCGTGA
- a CDS encoding DegT/DnrJ/EryC1/StrS family aminotransferase, with protein MALLAQVVASMPDPTSREQAALLEAELATAHNVAHAITVSSGTAALHTALVACGIGPGDEVLLPAATVIMTVAAVVQAGARPVFVDAGPDGGLLDLADAAPKITARTRAVVPVHLAGRCGDLDALTDLAVRAGLDVIEDACQAHGSRYRGRLLGTVGTVGCFSLKDGKLVSCGEGGYLVTDNPDLAARAAAFRTHWQTPAPGQPALSRLGTNYRLAEPLAALARCSLARLDDTLTHRQQVARHLVELVGDLPGLAHIPATADEQPNGYCALWRILLPDPRGLCRRLADVGIVNSVGTFGLRAAHLHPACQELHPAPCPRAERDIDTLLAVLTPEDDQRVDQIAALIRNEVQAW; from the coding sequence ATGGCCTTGCTGGCGCAGGTCGTCGCCTCCATGCCGGATCCGACCAGCCGCGAGCAAGCGGCGTTACTCGAAGCCGAGCTGGCCACCGCCCACAACGTCGCTCACGCGATCACGGTCTCGTCCGGAACGGCGGCGCTGCACACCGCGCTCGTCGCCTGCGGCATCGGCCCCGGCGACGAGGTCCTCCTTCCCGCAGCCACTGTGATCATGACCGTGGCCGCGGTCGTCCAGGCAGGCGCGCGGCCGGTGTTCGTCGACGCCGGCCCCGACGGCGGACTGCTCGACCTGGCCGACGCCGCCCCGAAGATCACGGCCAGGACGCGGGCTGTCGTCCCGGTCCATCTCGCCGGCCGCTGCGGAGACCTCGACGCGCTCACCGATCTGGCTGTCCGCGCCGGCCTGGACGTCATCGAAGACGCCTGCCAGGCACACGGCAGCCGTTACCGAGGACGCCTGCTCGGCACCGTCGGCACGGTCGGCTGCTTCTCCCTCAAGGACGGCAAGCTCGTGTCCTGCGGTGAAGGCGGCTACCTCGTCACCGACAACCCGGACCTCGCCGCCCGCGCCGCCGCCTTCCGCACCCACTGGCAGACGCCGGCGCCGGGCCAGCCCGCGCTGTCCCGCCTCGGCACCAACTACCGGCTCGCGGAGCCCCTCGCCGCCCTCGCCCGCTGCAGCCTCGCCCGCCTCGACGACACGCTCACCCATCGCCAGCAGGTCGCCAGACACCTGGTCGAGCTGGTCGGCGACCTGCCCGGTCTGGCCCACATCCCGGCCACGGCCGATGAACAGCCGAACGGCTACTGTGCCCTGTGGCGAATCTTGCTGCCCGACCCACGCGGACTGTGCCGCCGCCTCGCCGACGTCGGCATCGTCAACAGCGTCGGTACGTTCGGGCTCCGCGCCGCCCACCTGCACCCCGCCTGCCAAGAGCTCCATCCCGCGCCCTGTCCGCGAGCCGAGCGAGACATCGACACGCTGCTGGCCGTCCTGACACCAGAGGACGACCAGCGGGTCGACCAGATCGCGGCCTTGATCAGGAACGAGGTCCAGGCATGGTGA
- a CDS encoding 3'-5' exonuclease, translating into MVILEDPDFRDHTFVVIDFEALTPKGRPAEPVEVAAVAGSFRGGQWAESGRFSSLIRPPDDVPVTPFDIAQTGLNATVLRAQRPAALVMASLDARLTAPPYRLVAHHAPTEAGLIAGQREHCPTLAATSLLCTVRLARAAYPDLPSHSLNAVLHHLRIPLPADRHRALPDVELTVQVFARVLADGAAAGRWCSLRDLDQVAGIPPKSARQEPANAPAQPTLF; encoded by the coding sequence ATGGTGATCCTGGAGGACCCGGATTTCCGGGACCACACCTTCGTGGTCATCGACTTCGAGGCACTCACCCCGAAAGGCCGCCCCGCAGAACCCGTCGAAGTCGCGGCCGTCGCCGGGTCGTTCCGTGGCGGGCAGTGGGCCGAGTCGGGACGGTTCAGCTCCCTGATCCGGCCGCCCGACGACGTTCCAGTTACCCCGTTCGACATCGCCCAGACCGGCCTGAACGCCACGGTACTTCGCGCCCAGCGGCCAGCCGCGCTGGTCATGGCGTCCCTCGACGCTCGGCTGACCGCACCGCCCTATCGGCTGGTTGCCCATCATGCCCCCACCGAAGCCGGGCTCATCGCCGGCCAGCGCGAGCACTGCCCGACGCTCGCGGCCACCTCGCTGCTGTGCACCGTCCGGCTCGCGCGCGCCGCCTACCCCGATCTTCCTTCCCACAGCCTGAACGCGGTGCTCCACCATCTCCGCATCCCGCTCCCCGCCGACCGGCACCGCGCCCTGCCGGACGTCGAACTCACGGTGCAGGTGTTCGCACGCGTTCTCGCTGACGGCGCCGCTGCCGGCCGCTGGTGCAGCCTGCGCGACCTCGACCAGGTCGCCGGCATTCCGCCCAAATCGGCAAGACAAGAGCCAGCGAATGCCCCCGCCCAGCCGACCCTGTTCTAG
- a CDS encoding NUDIX domain-containing protein encodes MIKEATATVFVFRRSEDEVWRVAMVWHRRFAGWIPPGGHVEPAESAAEAAVREVAEEVGCRVWLLGGPTTPLPDGFPHEPVVAPWWIVEMAASPDNHTVERHVHVDHVFVGLFAGEVAPPETRVRWFSAGELAEGADVAEDSRLQAKELFAGIDEIAARAAAGGSV; translated from the coding sequence GTGATCAAGGAGGCGACGGCGACGGTTTTCGTCTTCCGGCGGTCGGAGGACGAGGTCTGGCGGGTCGCGATGGTGTGGCATCGGCGCTTCGCCGGCTGGATTCCGCCCGGTGGGCACGTGGAGCCGGCCGAGAGCGCGGCGGAGGCCGCCGTGCGCGAGGTTGCCGAGGAGGTGGGTTGCCGGGTGTGGCTGCTCGGCGGTCCGACGACGCCGCTGCCTGACGGGTTTCCGCATGAGCCTGTTGTCGCGCCGTGGTGGATCGTGGAGATGGCGGCGAGTCCGGACAACCACACAGTCGAGCGGCACGTTCATGTCGACCACGTGTTCGTGGGCCTGTTCGCTGGTGAGGTTGCGCCGCCAGAGACCCGGGTGCGGTGGTTCAGCGCGGGGGAGTTGGCTGAGGGGGCGGACGTGGCTGAGGATTCGCGCTTGCAGGCCAAGGAGTTGTTCGCCGGGATCGACGAGATAGCGGCGCGGGCCGCGGCGGGTGGTTCGGTCTAG
- a CDS encoding PEP/pyruvate-binding domain-containing protein, whose protein sequence is MARTKTINLRDASDPAQHGGKAAALAALIRRGLPVPDGLVLSADLTDGQVAEAATEVLRWATSTNTFHGLVARSSAPAEDGAQASFAGLYASRFSPASSEALRDAIRDVRATAATPAIRAYAALRNITTPPGVAVLVQRAIRPYASGVLAAEIDQGTIRRWTLEAVHGLAIPVVSGTQRGECHYSDSKTPSAGAQTEIILPGTATELSQPPGEWITLPGLDNRPGQRTKIRTSDAGLLHLYPPDADQRRPILIAALRDQLVETAAIVAAVLHHTSIDIEWAVTPDRAVHILQARPLTSPIPEAPKLTHSAGTIWRGLPAAPGRGTGPAHHLTTGASPAIGPGSDQVVILCDNLDTNALDALLCNPAGIAATRGGPLSHAAIVARELGIPCTTALPDDLLTIRARTPITIDGTIGTAEIIKSIERSPQQ, encoded by the coding sequence ATGGCCCGCACCAAGACGATCAACCTTCGGGACGCGTCTGACCCCGCCCAGCACGGTGGGAAGGCAGCGGCGCTTGCCGCCCTGATCCGCCGCGGACTGCCCGTACCGGACGGACTCGTCCTGTCCGCCGATCTCACCGACGGCCAGGTCGCCGAGGCGGCCACCGAGGTTCTCCGCTGGGCGACGTCGACAAACACTTTCCACGGCCTCGTCGCCCGATCCAGCGCACCCGCGGAAGACGGAGCGCAAGCGTCGTTCGCCGGTCTCTACGCCTCCCGCTTCTCCCCGGCCAGCTCTGAGGCGCTCCGCGACGCCATCCGGGACGTCCGCGCAACGGCGGCCACGCCCGCCATCCGCGCCTACGCCGCTCTCCGGAACATCACGACACCGCCGGGCGTCGCAGTACTCGTCCAGCGCGCTATCCGGCCCTACGCCAGCGGCGTCCTCGCCGCCGAAATCGACCAGGGAACCATCCGCCGATGGACCCTCGAAGCCGTCCACGGCCTCGCGATCCCCGTCGTCAGCGGCACCCAGCGCGGCGAATGTCACTACAGCGACAGCAAGACCCCGTCCGCCGGCGCTCAAACAGAGATCATCCTGCCAGGCACCGCGACCGAACTGAGCCAGCCACCCGGCGAATGGATCACCCTCCCAGGCCTCGACAACCGCCCCGGGCAGCGCACCAAGATCCGAACCTCCGACGCCGGGCTGCTCCATCTCTACCCACCCGACGCTGACCAGCGCCGCCCGATCCTCATCGCAGCGCTACGCGATCAGCTTGTCGAGACCGCAGCGATCGTCGCGGCCGTCCTCCACCACACGAGCATCGACATCGAATGGGCCGTGACTCCAGACCGCGCCGTCCACATCCTCCAGGCCCGTCCCCTCACCAGCCCGATCCCCGAAGCGCCCAAGCTGACGCATAGCGCCGGCACAATCTGGCGGGGCCTCCCCGCAGCACCAGGACGCGGCACAGGACCCGCCCATCACCTCACCACCGGGGCCTCACCAGCGATCGGCCCGGGAAGCGACCAGGTCGTCATCCTCTGCGACAACCTCGACACGAATGCACTCGACGCCTTGCTGTGCAACCCGGCCGGGATCGCCGCGACCCGCGGCGGCCCGCTGTCCCACGCCGCCATCGTCGCCCGCGAACTCGGCATCCCCTGCACCACCGCCCTACCCGACGACCTCCTCACCATCCGAGCGAGAACCCCCATCACGATCGACGGAACAATCGGCACCGCGGAGATCATCAAGAGCATCGAAAGATCACCCCAACAGTGA